The Bacillus vallismortis genome window below encodes:
- a CDS encoding Na+/H+ antiporter family protein yields the protein MNAVVIAVLLMLVLSLLRVNIVIALIIGALAGGLTGGLGLGETVKAFTDGLGGNATVAVSYAMLGAFAAALTKTGLPDAMVEASVKLIGNKEDTRKKALSKVLIVLIILIISCFSQNVVPVHIAFIPVLIPPLLKIFNELEMDRRLIACVITFGLTAPYILVPVGFGQIFQGMLKDNAEAAGLNVSLGDIPYALMIPVAGMVVGLIISIIVFRKPKTYETKEISSTNASPYTKKSLAIAVLAIAVSLGVQLYLSQTLGVEGMIMGALAGLIILFVSGVMKRDEADSLITDGMVLMAFIGFVMLVAAGFSNVLTKTGDVESLVKTAAGIMGNSQLVGALLMLIVGLFITMGIGSSFATIPVITTIFVPLCMQLGFSPMATVAIIGTAAALGDAGSPASDSTLGPTSGLSADGQHHHIWDTCVPTFLFYNIPLIIFGWIAAIVL from the coding sequence ATGAATGCAGTCGTCATCGCAGTGCTGCTTATGCTTGTTTTAAGCCTGCTGCGTGTCAATATCGTTATCGCATTAATCATAGGGGCCCTTGCCGGCGGGTTAACAGGCGGGCTCGGGCTTGGAGAAACGGTTAAAGCTTTTACAGACGGGCTCGGCGGAAATGCCACCGTTGCAGTCAGCTACGCCATGCTTGGCGCGTTTGCTGCGGCTTTAACGAAAACAGGTCTTCCGGACGCAATGGTGGAAGCCTCCGTTAAATTGATCGGAAATAAAGAAGACACCCGCAAAAAAGCACTGTCCAAAGTGCTGATTGTTCTGATTATTTTAATCATATCTTGCTTTTCGCAAAACGTGGTTCCGGTTCACATCGCATTTATCCCGGTGCTGATTCCGCCGCTGTTGAAAATCTTTAATGAACTTGAAATGGACCGCCGTCTGATTGCGTGTGTGATTACATTCGGTTTAACGGCGCCTTATATCTTAGTGCCGGTCGGTTTCGGCCAAATCTTCCAAGGCATGCTCAAGGATAATGCAGAAGCTGCCGGATTAAACGTATCTCTCGGTGATATTCCTTACGCTTTAATGATCCCGGTTGCGGGTATGGTTGTAGGTTTGATTATCTCAATCATCGTCTTCCGTAAACCGAAAACATACGAAACAAAAGAAATATCTAGTACGAATGCTTCTCCATATACAAAAAAAAGCCTGGCCATCGCGGTTCTTGCCATCGCAGTGTCACTCGGCGTCCAGCTCTATTTATCTCAGACTTTGGGAGTAGAAGGGATGATTATGGGGGCGCTGGCAGGTCTGATCATTCTGTTTGTCAGCGGTGTGATGAAGCGTGATGAAGCGGACTCACTGATTACTGACGGAATGGTTTTAATGGCTTTTATCGGTTTTGTCATGCTCGTTGCAGCCGGGTTTTCAAATGTATTGACGAAAACCGGAGATGTAGAGTCACTGGTTAAAACAGCAGCTGGCATTATGGGGAACAGCCAGTTAGTGGGCGCATTGCTGATGCTGATTGTCGGTTTGTTCATTACAATGGGAATCGGTTCTTCTTTTGCGACGATTCCAGTTATCACAACGATCTTTGTGCCTCTTTGCATGCAGCTCGGCTTCAGCCCGATGGCAACGGTTGCGATTATCGGAACGGCTGCTGCGCTCGGTGATGCCGGATCACCTGCCAGCGACAGTACACTTGGACCGACTTCAGGTTTGAGTGCGGACGGCCAGCATCACCACATTTGGGACACTTGTGTGCCGACATTTTTATTTTATAATATTCCGCTTATCATCTTCGGCTGGATTGCGGCGATTGTTTTATAG
- a CDS encoding biotin transporter BioY, translated as MKQQKLRAGDMALIGMFAALMAVGANITSVAPFLQVAGIPLSMQPFFCILAGLLLGSKRAGIAMIVYALVGLAGAPVFAQFSAGFAPFAGKSGGFILSYIPAAYAAGWFLERKIQPSNIRFLMASLIGTAIMYIIGTTYMYLALKLWIHTPVSYGTAWGFMTWFMVKDTALAVVLAFIAPAIYRSIQKATGFNRNHISST; from the coding sequence ATGAAACAACAAAAACTTCGTGCTGGAGATATGGCGCTGATCGGCATGTTCGCCGCACTTATGGCTGTCGGCGCCAACATTACATCAGTGGCACCCTTTTTACAAGTAGCCGGCATTCCGCTTTCAATGCAGCCATTCTTCTGTATTTTGGCGGGTTTGTTGCTCGGCAGCAAACGAGCAGGGATTGCCATGATTGTATATGCGCTTGTCGGATTGGCCGGAGCGCCTGTGTTTGCTCAATTTTCAGCGGGCTTCGCACCGTTTGCCGGAAAAAGCGGCGGATTTATTCTCTCATACATCCCAGCGGCGTATGCAGCTGGATGGTTTTTAGAACGCAAAATACAGCCGAGCAACATCCGATTTTTGATGGCTTCTCTTATCGGAACCGCCATCATGTATATCATCGGGACTACCTATATGTATCTTGCGCTGAAGCTGTGGATTCATACGCCAGTGAGCTACGGCACGGCTTGGGGCTTTATGACTTGGTTTATGGTCAAAGACACGGCGCTGGCTGTGGTGCTGGCGTTTATCGCACCTGCGATCTACCGCTCTATTCAAAAAGCAACCGGCTTTAATAGAAATCACATATCGTCCACGTAA
- the besA gene encoding ferri-bacillibactin esterase BesA, whose amino-acid sequence MNEKTTDRVKGGTQNAFTIPGTEVRMISSRNENRAYQIFISKPSTPPPPAGYPVIYLLDANSVFGTMAEAVRIQGRRPEKTGVTPAVIVGIGYETAEPFSSARHRDFTMPTAQSKLPERPDGKEWPEHGGAEGFFRFIEEDLKPEIERDYQIDRNRQTIFGHSLGGLFVLQVLLTAPDAFQTYVAGSPSIHWNKPFILEKTGHFASRFKNNNQPINILLAAGELEQHHKSRINDNARELYERLAALSEQGMRAEFCEFSGEGHISVLPVLVSRALRFALHPDGPHMSMG is encoded by the coding sequence ATGAATGAGAAAACAACAGACAGAGTGAAAGGCGGGACGCAAAACGCATTTACCATTCCTGGGACGGAAGTGCGTATGATATCTTCACGCAATGAAAACCGTGCCTACCAAATTTTCATTTCGAAACCGAGTACCCCGCCGCCGCCCGCTGGTTATCCGGTTATTTATCTGCTGGATGCCAATTCTGTCTTTGGAACGATGGCGGAAGCTGTTCGAATACAGGGGCGCCGTCCTGAAAAAACCGGAGTGACCCCTGCTGTGATCGTCGGCATTGGCTATGAGACAGCAGAACCGTTCTCCTCAGCGCGTCACCGGGATTTTACAATGCCGACGGCTCAATCGAAGCTGCCGGAAAGACCCGACGGCAAAGAATGGCCGGAGCATGGCGGGGCAGAGGGCTTTTTCAGATTTATTGAGGAGGATCTAAAACCGGAGATAGAACGAGATTACCAGATTGACAGAAACAGACAAACGATCTTTGGCCACTCGCTTGGCGGTCTGTTCGTGCTGCAGGTGCTGTTAACAGCGCCGGATGCGTTTCAAACGTATGTCGCGGGAAGTCCGTCTATTCATTGGAATAAGCCATTTATTCTCGAGAAAACGGGCCATTTCGCCTCCCGCTTCAAGAACAACAATCAGCCTATCAATATCCTGCTTGCTGCAGGTGAATTGGAGCAGCATCATAAAAGCCGGATAAACGATAATGCGAGGGAGCTTTACGAACGGCTGGCCGCTTTATCTGAACAAGGCATGCGGGCAGAGTTTTGCGAGTTTTCAGGAGAAGGGCATATTTCGGTTCTTCCTGTTTTGGTCAGCAGGGCGCTGCGTTTTGCGCTTCATCCTGACGGACCGCATATGTCAATGGGCTGA
- a CDS encoding 2,3-dihydro-2,3-dihydroxybenzoate dehydrogenase has translation MNAKGIEGKIALITGAAQGIGEAVARTLASQGAHIAAVDYHPEKLQKVVDSLKADGCHAEAFPADVRDSAAIDDITARIEREMGPIDILVNVAGVLRPGLIHTLSDEEWEATFSVNSTGVFNVSRSVSKYMMDRRSGSIVTVGSNAASVPRTSMAAYASSKAAAVMFTKCLGLELAEYHIRCNIVSPGSTETDMQWSLWADENGAEQVIKGSLETFKTGIPLKKLAQPSDIADAVLFLVSDQAGHITMHNLCVDGGATLGV, from the coding sequence ATGAATGCAAAGGGTATAGAGGGCAAAATTGCTTTGATAACAGGAGCTGCCCAAGGGATAGGTGAAGCTGTTGCTAGGACGCTTGCCAGTCAAGGCGCACACATTGCGGCAGTTGATTATCATCCTGAAAAGCTGCAAAAGGTTGTGGACAGTCTTAAAGCAGATGGCTGCCATGCGGAAGCCTTTCCCGCGGATGTGAGAGACAGCGCGGCGATTGACGACATCACGGCCCGCATCGAACGTGAAATGGGGCCGATCGATATTTTGGTGAATGTAGCGGGTGTCCTTCGCCCGGGACTAATCCATACACTCAGTGATGAGGAATGGGAGGCCACGTTCTCAGTGAATTCGACCGGCGTGTTTAACGTCTCGCGTTCAGTCAGCAAATATATGATGGACCGGAGATCGGGTTCGATTGTAACGGTCGGATCGAATGCTGCCAGTGTGCCGAGGACATCAATGGCGGCATATGCCTCTTCAAAGGCTGCTGCTGTGATGTTTACGAAATGTCTTGGCCTTGAGCTTGCAGAATATCATATCCGCTGCAATATTGTATCTCCCGGATCAACCGAAACAGACATGCAGTGGTCATTATGGGCCGATGAAAATGGAGCTGAGCAAGTCATAAAAGGATCACTTGAGACATTTAAGACGGGAATCCCGCTCAAAAAACTGGCTCAGCCTTCGGATATTGCGGATGCCGTGCTCTTTTTGGTTTCTGACCAGGCGGGGCATATTACGATGCATAATTTATGTGTAGATGGCGGCGCGACCTTAGGCGTATAA
- a CDS encoding divergent PAP2 family protein, which yields MELLTNFPLLSSLAAIVFAQVIKVPIQFIASRKLDWTLVTSTGGMPSSHSAAVTALSTAVALEHGLSSSLFAVSAIFAVITMFDATGVRRHAGEQATVINKLVIDFNRFVNEAKDFPKAKEKEKQKKLKELLGHQPIEVFFGGLTGILLTLILAYLFM from the coding sequence ATGGAACTTTTAACAAATTTCCCTTTATTATCAAGCCTGGCCGCGATTGTTTTTGCTCAGGTCATCAAAGTGCCCATACAGTTTATCGCATCCAGAAAACTGGACTGGACGCTGGTAACAAGCACAGGCGGCATGCCGAGCTCCCACTCCGCAGCGGTTACCGCGCTTTCTACAGCTGTAGCCTTGGAGCATGGACTAAGCTCCTCTCTATTTGCAGTTTCCGCTATATTCGCCGTCATTACCATGTTTGACGCAACTGGCGTCAGACGGCATGCCGGTGAGCAGGCAACAGTCATCAATAAGCTTGTCATTGATTTTAACCGCTTCGTGAATGAAGCAAAGGACTTCCCGAAAGCCAAAGAAAAAGAAAAGCAAAAAAAGCTGAAGGAGCTTCTCGGACACCAGCCGATCGAGGTTTTTTTCGGAGGTTTAACAGGTATCTTACTAACATTGATACTCGCTTACTTATTTATGTAA
- a CDS encoding (2,3-dihydroxybenzoyl)adenylate synthase, with product MLNGFTPWPDGVAETYRKNGCWAGETFGDLLRDRAAKHGDRIAITCGNTHWSYQELDTRVDRLAAGFQKLGIQQMDRVVVQLPNIAEFFEVIFALFRLGALPVFALPSHRSSEITYFCEFAEAAAYIIPDSYSGFDYRSLARQVQSKLPSLKHVIVAGEAEEFLPLKGLHTEPVKLPEVSSSDVAFLQLSGGSTGLSKLIPRTHDDYIYSLRRSAEVCWLDHSTVYLAALPMAHNYPLSSPGILGVLYAGGRVVLSPSPSPDDAFPLIERAQVTITALVPPLAMVWMDAASSRDDDLSSLQVLQVGGAKFSAEAARKVKAVFGCTLQQVFGMAEGLVNYTRLDDPEEVIVTTQGKPMSPYDEVRVWDDQDRDVKPGETGHLLTRGPYTIRGYYKAEEHNAASFTEDGFYRTGDIVRLTADGYIVVEGRAKDQINRGGEKVAAEEVENHLLAHPAVHDAAMVSMPDQFLGERSCVFIIPRDEGLKAAELKAFLRERGLAAYKIPDRIEFVESFPQTGVGKVSKKALREAIAEKLLAGSKK from the coding sequence ATGCTGAATGGATTTACTCCTTGGCCTGATGGGGTAGCTGAGACATATCGGAAGAATGGCTGCTGGGCCGGCGAGACGTTTGGAGATCTGTTAAGGGACAGGGCTGCCAAACATGGTGATCGCATTGCCATTACATGCGGAAACACCCATTGGAGCTATCAAGAGCTTGACACAAGGGTTGATCGTCTGGCTGCCGGATTTCAAAAGCTCGGCATTCAACAGATGGATCGTGTCGTAGTGCAGCTCCCGAATATCGCAGAGTTTTTTGAGGTCATTTTCGCGCTCTTCCGTTTGGGGGCGCTCCCAGTCTTTGCACTGCCTTCTCATCGAAGCAGTGAAATTACATATTTTTGCGAGTTTGCTGAAGCGGCTGCTTACATCATTCCAGACTCTTATTCCGGTTTTGACTACCGTTCACTTGCCAGACAGGTTCAAAGCAAGCTGCCGTCTTTGAAACACGTCATTGTCGCAGGTGAAGCAGAGGAATTTTTGCCGCTGAAGGGTTTGCATACAGAACCTGTGAAACTGCCTGAAGTCAGCTCTTCGGATGTGGCGTTCCTTCAGCTTTCTGGAGGAAGCACCGGCTTATCAAAACTGATCCCGCGGACTCACGATGACTACATATACAGTCTGCGGCGGAGTGCAGAGGTCTGCTGGCTCGATCACAGTACGGTGTACTTGGCAGCATTGCCGATGGCGCACAATTACCCGCTGAGCTCTCCCGGAATTCTCGGCGTGTTGTATGCCGGAGGAAGAGTGGTATTATCTCCTTCTCCAAGTCCTGATGACGCGTTTCCTTTGATTGAACGGGCACAAGTCACGATTACCGCTCTTGTTCCGCCCCTTGCAATGGTATGGATGGATGCCGCATCTTCACGCGATGACGATTTATCCAGCCTTCAAGTGCTGCAGGTCGGCGGCGCCAAGTTCAGTGCTGAAGCTGCGCGCAAGGTTAAAGCTGTTTTCGGCTGCACGCTTCAGCAGGTGTTCGGAATGGCAGAGGGTCTCGTCAATTATACGAGATTGGATGACCCTGAGGAAGTCATTGTCACCACCCAGGGAAAACCGATGTCCCCATATGACGAAGTGCGTGTTTGGGATGATCAGGATCGTGACGTGAAACCTGGTGAAACAGGGCATCTGCTGACGCGGGGGCCGTATACGATTCGGGGTTACTATAAGGCAGAAGAGCATAATGCCGCTTCTTTTACTGAGGACGGTTTTTACCGCACGGGTGATATCGTCAGGCTGACAGCAGACGGCTATATTGTCGTTGAAGGCAGAGCGAAGGATCAAATTAACCGCGGGGGAGAAAAAGTGGCGGCTGAAGAAGTTGAAAATCATCTTCTGGCACATCCGGCTGTCCATGATGCCGCAATGGTCTCAATGCCTGACCAATTTCTTGGCGAAAGATCTTGTGTGTTCATTATTCCCCGGGATGAAGGGCTGAAAGCCGCAGAGCTTAAAGCTTTTTTGAGAGAGCGCGGACTGGCTGCATACAAAATCCCCGACCGCATTGAATTTGTCGAATCCTTCCCGCAGACAGGGGTAGGAAAAGTCAGCAAAAAAGCGCTTCGTGAAGCCATTGCCGAGAAGCTTCTTGCAGGTTCAAAAAAATAA
- a CDS encoding sulfite oxidase-like oxidoreductase — protein MYFGKTKQTDQSGRVPPNQNVTTSFPVLHTGNVPYYEDMTKWNLQVYGLVDQPMLLSFEDVKAFSQYESKNDIHCVTGWSRLDNVWQGVRARDIAEKAGVKEEAGYVILHAEEGWTTNLPLDDFMAETSLLAYAHNGEPLTPEHGFPLRGVFPHLYFWKSAKWLRGIQFTKENHPGFWEQNGYHMRGDPWQNQRFTWD, from the coding sequence ATGTATTTTGGAAAAACAAAACAGACTGACCAATCTGGGAGAGTGCCGCCAAATCAAAACGTCACAACCTCATTTCCTGTGCTTCATACTGGAAATGTCCCATATTACGAAGATATGACCAAATGGAATCTGCAAGTATATGGATTGGTTGACCAGCCGATGCTGTTGAGTTTCGAAGATGTTAAGGCCTTTTCTCAGTACGAATCGAAAAATGACATTCACTGTGTCACTGGCTGGTCAAGGCTTGATAATGTGTGGCAAGGCGTGCGGGCTCGAGATATAGCGGAAAAAGCGGGTGTTAAAGAAGAAGCGGGCTACGTCATTTTACATGCGGAAGAGGGCTGGACGACCAATCTCCCGCTTGATGATTTCATGGCTGAAACATCGCTCCTGGCTTATGCGCATAATGGCGAGCCTTTAACGCCTGAACACGGCTTCCCGCTGCGGGGCGTATTTCCGCATCTGTATTTTTGGAAAAGCGCCAAGTGGCTGCGCGGCATCCAATTTACGAAAGAGAATCACCCTGGCTTTTGGGAGCAGAACGGCTATCACATGAGAGGCGATCCTTGGCAAAATCAAAGATTTACATGGGATTAA
- the dhbC gene encoding isochorismate synthase DhbC: MLEQNVVPGTKAEHLLHEYQPGSFFLASPHRVLLAKGISEIVPEAEGHNQIETLSGRIAETLRQAKQSGQSRPLVVGAVPFDHVKAARLVVPEEVCWSGPLQFDYAEKEQQPEHTYHIEPVPAPEGYKNGVEQGLARIADGTLSKIVLSRSLHLTSSEPIQTDELLRHLAQHNTHGYTFAADVSRQTEASSSRTLLGASPELLVSRRGTQVVSNPLAGSRPRSDDPAEDQRRAAELLSSAKDLHEHAVVADAVAAALRPFCRTLDVPEKPSLIKTETMWHLSSVIKGELSDPSVTALELAAALHPTPAVCGTPTDLAREAILSIEPFDRGFFTGMVGWCDDAGDGEWIVTIRCAEAEERSLRLYAGAGVVAGSKPEDELQETSAKFQTMLRAMGVNHI; this comes from the coding sequence ATGTTGGAACAAAACGTTGTACCAGGAACAAAAGCGGAGCATTTGCTTCATGAGTATCAGCCGGGTTCTTTTTTCTTAGCTTCTCCCCATCGCGTGCTGTTAGCGAAAGGCATTAGTGAAATCGTACCGGAGGCAGAAGGGCACAACCAAATAGAAACCCTTTCCGGCCGTATTGCAGAGACGCTGCGTCAAGCAAAGCAGTCGGGGCAAAGCCGTCCGCTTGTTGTCGGAGCCGTTCCTTTTGATCATGTAAAAGCAGCTCGGCTTGTTGTTCCTGAAGAAGTGTGCTGGTCTGGACCGCTTCAATTTGATTATGCGGAGAAGGAGCAGCAGCCTGAGCATACATACCACATAGAGCCTGTTCCTGCACCGGAAGGGTATAAAAATGGTGTCGAACAAGGACTGGCGCGCATTGCCGATGGGACACTCAGCAAGATTGTCCTGTCCAGATCGCTGCATTTGACATCGTCTGAACCGATTCAGACGGATGAACTGCTTAGACATCTGGCGCAGCATAATACGCATGGCTACACGTTTGCCGCAGACGTGTCCAGACAAACGGAAGCGTCGTCGAGCCGAACTTTGCTCGGTGCAAGTCCGGAGCTTCTCGTTTCAAGAAGGGGAACTCAGGTCGTTTCCAATCCATTAGCCGGCTCAAGGCCTCGCAGTGATGATCCGGCTGAAGACCAGCGCCGGGCTGCCGAATTGCTTTCTTCCGCTAAGGATCTCCATGAGCATGCGGTTGTGGCTGACGCGGTTGCGGCAGCGCTCCGGCCTTTCTGCCGGACGCTGGATGTTCCGGAGAAACCTTCACTGATCAAAACGGAGACGATGTGGCATTTGTCCAGCGTGATTAAGGGAGAGCTGTCCGATCCGTCGGTGACCGCACTGGAATTGGCAGCGGCGCTCCACCCGACGCCGGCCGTCTGCGGAACACCGACTGATCTAGCAAGAGAAGCGATTCTCAGCATTGAACCGTTTGACCGCGGTTTCTTTACCGGCATGGTCGGCTGGTGTGATGACGCGGGTGACGGAGAATGGATCGTTACGATTCGTTGCGCAGAGGCAGAAGAACGCTCACTTCGCCTGTATGCAGGAGCAGGTGTTGTTGCCGGATCAAAACCAGAGGACGAGCTTCAGGAGACATCCGCGAAGTTTCAGACAATGCTGCGGGCAATGGGCGTGAATCATATATGA
- a CDS encoding leucyl aminopeptidase: protein MFYAIQQLERTETLVVGLFQKSQLSGKALEMDEMLEGHLTQLLKDGDVSSKPNQVSKVFPPSSAGMKRIYFVGLGREANYSFEQAKECFAYVFQAIHKDRKQEAAVLLDTFISEDVPAADAAHALAESCLLASYEVQDYKHKSNEPDKQIEAVYAVTDEDTQEVQAGLRVGQAYGQGANSARTLVNMPGNMLTATDLASYAEELAAKYDFECEILEKSEMEELGMGGILAVNQGSAEPPKMLVLKYQGKKEWEDVVGLVGKGITFDTGGYSIKTKSGIVGMKSDMGGAAAVLGAMETIGELRPEQNVLAVIPSTDNMISGGAMKPDDVIVSLSGKTIEILNTDAEGRLVLADGITYAKQHGASVLVDVATLTGGVVVALGTETTGAMTNDHSFYQQVADAAEECGEAIWQLPITEKDKKRVKSSQMADLSNSPGREGHAIMAGTFLGEFAEATPWVHLDIAGTATSNKATCFGPSGATGVMARTLATLAERFTLEEDKSE, encoded by the coding sequence ATGTTTTATGCGATTCAGCAATTAGAGCGTACGGAAACCCTTGTGGTTGGACTTTTTCAAAAAAGCCAGCTGTCAGGCAAAGCGCTGGAAATGGATGAAATGCTGGAAGGGCATCTGACACAGCTTTTGAAAGATGGTGATGTCTCTTCGAAACCAAATCAAGTATCAAAAGTATTCCCTCCATCCTCTGCGGGTATGAAACGAATTTATTTCGTTGGTCTGGGGAGAGAAGCCAATTATTCGTTTGAACAGGCGAAGGAATGTTTTGCCTATGTTTTTCAAGCGATTCATAAAGACCGGAAACAAGAAGCGGCTGTCCTGCTTGACACGTTTATTTCGGAAGACGTGCCTGCAGCCGATGCCGCTCATGCTTTAGCTGAGAGCTGCCTGCTTGCATCCTATGAGGTGCAGGATTATAAGCACAAATCAAATGAGCCGGACAAACAAATCGAAGCCGTGTACGCCGTCACAGATGAAGACACACAAGAAGTGCAGGCGGGACTTCGCGTCGGCCAGGCATACGGGCAAGGGGCAAATTCGGCTAGAACGCTAGTGAATATGCCGGGAAACATGCTGACAGCGACTGACCTCGCTTCTTATGCAGAAGAGCTTGCGGCGAAATATGATTTTGAGTGTGAGATATTGGAGAAATCAGAGATGGAAGAGCTCGGTATGGGCGGAATACTTGCTGTAAACCAAGGCTCGGCCGAACCCCCGAAAATGCTTGTTTTGAAGTATCAGGGCAAAAAGGAATGGGAAGATGTCGTCGGACTTGTCGGAAAAGGGATTACCTTTGACACAGGCGGCTACTCCATTAAAACGAAATCTGGAATTGTCGGCATGAAATCTGATATGGGAGGAGCAGCTGCGGTTCTTGGCGCAATGGAAACGATCGGAGAGCTTCGTCCCGAGCAAAACGTGCTGGCTGTCATTCCGTCAACCGATAACATGATCTCCGGCGGGGCGATGAAGCCCGATGATGTGATCGTATCATTAAGCGGAAAAACCATTGAAATCCTCAATACGGATGCTGAAGGAAGGCTTGTGCTTGCAGATGGCATTACATATGCGAAACAGCATGGGGCATCAGTTCTTGTGGATGTAGCTACGTTAACCGGCGGCGTTGTTGTGGCATTAGGGACAGAAACGACAGGAGCTATGACAAATGATCACAGCTTTTATCAGCAGGTAGCTGATGCTGCGGAAGAATGCGGAGAGGCGATCTGGCAGCTGCCGATAACAGAGAAGGATAAAAAACGTGTGAAAAGCAGCCAAATGGCGGATCTCAGCAATTCGCCGGGACGCGAAGGACATGCGATTATGGCAGGAACGTTTCTTGGTGAATTTGCCGAAGCAACGCCTTGGGTGCATCTTGATATTGCGGGCACGGCGACTTCAAATAAAGCAACCTGCTTCGGGCCGTCCGGGGCTACCGGCGTTATGGCCAGAACACTTGCCACACTGGCGGAGCGATTTACATTGGAAGAAGATAAAAGCGAATAA
- a CDS encoding isochorismatase family protein: MAIPAIQPYQMPTASDMPQNKVSWVPDPNRAVLLIHDMQNYFVDAFTAGASPVTELSANIRKLKDQCAQLGIPVVYTAQPGSQNPADRALLTDFWGPGLNSGPYEEKIVNELSPDDDDIVLTKWRYSAFKRTNLLEIMRKEGRDQLIISGIYAHIGCLVTACEAFMEDIEAFFVGDAVADFSLEKHKMALDYAAGRCAFTVMTDSLLDQLKNAPEPAQKTSVTTGKAVFTCENIRKQIAELLQETPEDIADQEDLLDRGLDSVRIMTLVEQWRREGAEVTFVELAERPTIEEWQKLLTTRSQQVLPNADYL; the protein is encoded by the coding sequence ATGGCTATACCTGCCATTCAGCCGTATCAAATGCCGACAGCGTCTGATATGCCGCAAAACAAAGTTTCATGGGTGCCTGATCCCAATCGGGCAGTCCTGTTAATACACGATATGCAAAACTATTTTGTCGATGCTTTCACAGCGGGAGCGTCTCCGGTAACAGAGCTTTCAGCGAATATACGCAAGCTGAAGGACCAATGTGCCCAGCTGGGGATTCCTGTTGTCTATACCGCGCAGCCGGGAAGCCAAAATCCGGCTGATCGGGCGCTGCTGACAGACTTTTGGGGTCCGGGATTAAATAGCGGCCCTTATGAGGAGAAAATTGTAAACGAGCTGTCACCGGATGATGATGATATCGTGCTGACAAAATGGAGATACAGCGCGTTTAAGAGAACGAATCTGCTTGAGATTATGCGAAAAGAGGGGCGCGATCAGCTGATCATTTCCGGGATTTACGCCCATATTGGCTGTCTCGTTACAGCATGTGAAGCATTTATGGAGGATATCGAAGCATTTTTTGTGGGAGATGCAGTTGCTGATTTTTCGTTAGAAAAACATAAAATGGCGCTGGACTATGCGGCTGGGCGCTGCGCGTTTACCGTGATGACCGACAGTCTTCTCGATCAGCTGAAGAATGCGCCTGAACCTGCTCAGAAAACGTCAGTGACGACTGGCAAAGCAGTGTTTACATGTGAGAATATCCGTAAACAAATCGCTGAGCTTCTTCAAGAAACACCTGAAGATATTGCAGATCAAGAGGATTTGCTCGACCGTGGGCTTGATTCGGTAAGGATCATGACATTAGTAGAACAATGGCGCCGCGAAGGAGCCGAGGTGACATTCGTGGAACTGGCTGAACGCCCGACGATCGAAGAATGGCAAAAATTGCTCACAACCCGCAGCCAGCAAGTGCTGCCAAACGCGGATTATTTATAA
- the spsC gene encoding stationary phase survival protein SpsC, which yields MMLNMIRRLLMTCLFLLAFGTTLLSVSGIEAKDLSKWVQEHQEKHLKHAGLTLKALQQKKTQTMSADKDKTKPLEEAFDWNEYPVQKVTATGYTAGAESTGKKPGDPLYGLTYSGVKVKRDLYSTVAADPSVFPIGTILFIPNYGLGVVADTGSAIKGNRLDLYFETVKDVYNEWGKKTLDVYVIKKGTGKVTEDELDKLNETKSLQVFRNQYKTVKE from the coding sequence ATGATGTTGAATATGATCAGACGTTTGCTGATGACCTGTTTATTTCTGCTTGCATTTGGCACGACACTTTTATCAGTGTCAGGAATCGAAGCGAAGGACTTGTCGAAATGGGTGCAGGAACATCAAGAAAAGCACTTGAAGCATGCAGGACTGACATTAAAAGCATTGCAGCAGAAAAAAACACAAACCATGTCCGCGGACAAGGATAAAACAAAACCGTTAGAAGAAGCTTTTGATTGGAACGAGTATCCGGTCCAAAAAGTAACAGCAACAGGCTACACGGCAGGAGCTGAATCGACGGGAAAAAAGCCCGGTGACCCATTATACGGGCTTACATATTCAGGTGTGAAAGTAAAACGGGATTTATACTCCACGGTTGCCGCTGATCCGTCCGTTTTCCCGATCGGCACGATTTTATTCATTCCGAACTACGGTCTTGGAGTTGTGGCAGACACAGGATCGGCTATTAAGGGAAACCGCCTTGATTTGTACTTTGAAACCGTCAAAGATGTGTACAATGAATGGGGCAAAAAAACCCTTGATGTATATGTGATTAAAAAGGGAACGGGAAAGGTCACTGAGGATGAGCTTGATAAGCTCAATGAAACGAAATCTTTGCAAGTATTCAGAAATCAATATAAAACAGTGAAAGAATAA